The window ACCCTTAAAGAACTCAATACCCATTCCAATTTATCGATGGAACAAGTGTTGCAGGCCTATTTAATTAGTAACGGTATGATTCGTGTTGTGAATAGCAGCCACAATCCTATTATTCAAGTGACAACGAACAATGACTATTTGAATATACCTAGTAAATATGACGATGATCAATTTGAGGAAGTAGTCCAATATAAAGATTCCATGTATGTGGTCGTTTCCATCCCAACCATTAATGAGAACGGAGCAATTGTAAATTTACAAGTTGTTGAGAATGTCGATGCTCTATTTGCTAACATTAATGAATTAAAATGGGTGTTTATATATACAACGATGATTGTCATTATTATATTTTCTTTAATCAGCAGGTTTTTAGGGCGTATGATTTCGTTTCCCATTAAACGTCTGACTCAAACGATGAATTTAATTGAAAAAGATGGATCATTTGAAAAAATATCGATTGCGCATCATACGAAAGACGAATTATCTGAAATGGCCATGACATTTAATCGAATGATTACAAGGTTAGAAAAAAGTTACATAAAGCAGGAACAGTTGGTCTCAGATGCTTCTCACGAACTGAAGACACCTTTAACGGTCATTGATATTTATGTGAAAATATTAAAACGTTGGGGGAAAGAGCGTCCTGATATATTAGAAGAAGCCATTGACTCCATTGGGGCTGAATCAAGCCGTATGAAATATTTAACGGAGCAATTGCTGCTATTAGCAAAATCTGAAGAATGTATTGAAAATGAAAAATGCAAAGTTAACATTGTACCCCTCGTCGAGAAGACGATTCGGCG is drawn from Bacillus sp. FJAT-18017 and contains these coding sequences:
- a CDS encoding HAMP domain-containing sensor histidine kinase gives rise to the protein MMRLRTRIQLSMAVVLMVLITANTSIYFIFKNSVITSEMNRLTNKIVNTLKELNTHSNLSMEQVLQAYLISNGMIRVVNSSHNPIIQVTTNNDYLNIPSKYDDDQFEEVVQYKDSMYVVVSIPTINENGAIVNLQVVENVDALFANINELKWVFIYTTMIVIIIFSLISRFLGRMISFPIKRLTQTMNLIEKDGSFEKISIAHHTKDELSEMAMTFNRMITRLEKSYIKQEQLVSDASHELKTPLTVIDIYVKILKRWGKERPDILEEAIDSIGAESSRMKYLTEQLLLLAKSEECIENEKCKVNIVPLVEKTIRRLQQAFKHEIYLKNDQREILLYIHEPSFVQVLVILLDNAKKYSDDDIKVELTEWEESVSIKVMDKGVGIPFEAQAHVFDRLYRVDKARSRKTGGSGLGLSIAKRIVDQHNGHITLESVEGCGATFTVTLPKNGGVVT